The Estrella lausannensis genome window below encodes:
- a CDS encoding zinc-dependent alcohol dehydrogenase family protein, with protein sequence MQAAIFETPGKPLQVREMPIPTIKDGELLLQVEACGLCRTDLHILQGELIPPHTPLIPGHQIVGIVKESSSKSRFKKGERVGVGWLGKTCANCYFCQNNLENLCDTPELTGYSIHGGLAEFAKVHEDFAFPLPQDIEAVKLAPLLCPGLIGYRAYKMCKEVRTIGFFGFGASAHLLIQVAISEGRRVFAFVKPEGKQKAIDAQELGASWTGTSDDFPPEPLDAIIIFAPLGDLVPKALMRVRKGGAVILAGIHMSDIPSFPYRVIFEEKSLKSVANLTRKESAEFLEIAKKLPVKTFTESYRLSEINEAFHQMQTGKVRASCVIRFP encoded by the coding sequence ATGCAAGCTGCCATCTTTGAAACACCAGGCAAACCGCTACAAGTAAGAGAGATGCCTATACCCACGATCAAGGACGGGGAATTGTTGCTCCAAGTGGAAGCATGCGGCCTTTGCCGGACAGACCTGCATATTTTACAAGGTGAGCTTATCCCACCGCACACCCCTTTGATCCCAGGCCACCAGATCGTCGGTATCGTCAAAGAATCGTCCTCAAAGAGCCGTTTCAAAAAAGGTGAGAGAGTGGGAGTCGGGTGGCTTGGTAAAACATGTGCCAATTGCTACTTTTGTCAAAACAATCTGGAAAACTTATGCGACACCCCCGAGCTGACAGGATATTCCATCCATGGCGGCCTCGCTGAATTTGCCAAGGTGCATGAGGATTTTGCCTTCCCTCTACCCCAAGACATTGAAGCGGTAAAGCTAGCTCCCCTACTTTGCCCGGGGCTGATTGGCTATCGGGCCTATAAAATGTGCAAAGAAGTGCGTACGATCGGTTTTTTTGGCTTTGGAGCATCAGCGCACCTGCTCATCCAAGTAGCCATCAGCGAAGGAAGACGTGTTTTTGCTTTCGTCAAGCCCGAAGGCAAGCAAAAAGCCATCGATGCCCAAGAGCTGGGAGCATCCTGGACAGGGACTTCTGACGATTTTCCGCCAGAACCTCTCGACGCCATCATCATTTTCGCTCCACTCGGCGATTTAGTGCCTAAAGCGCTCATGAGAGTGCGTAAAGGAGGAGCGGTAATTTTAGCCGGGATTCATATGAGCGATATCCCCTCTTTTCCCTATCGCGTGATTTTTGAGGAAAAATCGCTGAAGTCTGTCGCCAATCTCACACGTAAAGAGAGCGCTGAATTTCTTGAGATTGCCAAAAAGCTACCTGTCAAAACTTTCACGGAGTCATACCGCCTCAGTGAGATCAACGAGGCATTTCATCAAATGCAAACAGGAAAAGTTCGCGCTTCTTGTGTTATCAGGTTCCCCTGA
- a CDS encoding NADPH-dependent FMN reductase, protein MKRGPKILAFAGSLRADSFNKKILKIAVKGAKEAGAEVNLIDLSEYSLPLLNQDEEAKFGIPPMAMRLKKMFREADGFLIASPEYNSSISGVLKNTLDWVSRPHPDEKAYLECFIGKTAAIISASPGGLGGLRGLVHLRAILGNINVLVIPDQVSVPGPDLNFDEKGDLKDSKKQESLLNVGKSLTEVLKKLKGYPA, encoded by the coding sequence ATGAAACGAGGACCGAAGATACTGGCTTTTGCCGGCAGCCTAAGAGCTGATTCTTTCAATAAAAAAATATTGAAAATTGCCGTCAAAGGAGCGAAAGAAGCTGGAGCGGAAGTGAACCTAATCGACCTGTCTGAATATTCTCTACCCCTTTTAAACCAAGATGAAGAAGCCAAATTCGGTATTCCACCCATGGCCATGAGGCTGAAAAAAATGTTCAGGGAGGCTGATGGCTTTCTAATCGCTTCTCCGGAATATAACAGCTCCATCTCGGGCGTGCTGAAGAATACTCTCGACTGGGTTTCAAGACCCCATCCGGATGAAAAGGCCTACCTGGAGTGCTTCATCGGTAAAACGGCGGCGATCATCAGCGCTTCGCCCGGAGGTCTGGGAGGCTTGAGGGGACTTGTTCATCTGCGGGCAATCTTAGGGAACATCAACGTATTGGTCATACCCGATCAGGTCTCAGTTCCTGGGCCGGATCTGAACTTTGATGAAAAGGGCGATCTCAAAGATTCAAAAAAGCAGGAGTCGCTTCTCAACGTGGGCAAAAGTCTGACAGAAGTTCTTAAGAAGCTTAAGGGGTATCCGGCTTAG
- a CDS encoding Npt1/Npt2 family nucleotide transporter — translation MEQKPQEFSKIRAFLFPIYSHEIKKCLPMALMMLFILLNYTILRNVKDALVVNAKGQDEGIISFLKLYGTTPAAILFMLLYAKLTNIFSRERIFYMTIIPFITFFGLFAFFIYPNSETLHPSHDTVTDLQAQMPYLKWFIAMGGTWSYSLFYILAELWGSVMLSLMFWQFANEITKTTEAKRFYPLFGFVGNIGLVSAGLIVSGLSRAGDSIIAGVESFQASLYLLMGIVVASGIITTFLYWWVNKNIIPTLDTQGKDQSATKKKGKKPTMIESFKLVAQSKELLCIALLVLCYGVTINYIDVLWKGQLKIYANGDKNLFQAYMGEFSTTTGVITLALMILGGNILRKFSWLQAASIVPLTLIVTSVLFFGSVMYGEANKETGLPLFTLFGVSVSAVALAVQVGFWQGAVTKASKYSLFDATKEMAYIPLDPEIKTKGKAAVDVAGGRMGKSGGALTLTVLQTIFPFATTVTLTPYLACASAVMFVIWFVALVQLNKSLFAKDEGPGSEKEELVAA, via the coding sequence ATGGAACAAAAACCCCAAGAATTCTCTAAGATAAGGGCATTTTTATTTCCAATTTATAGCCACGAGATCAAGAAGTGCTTGCCGATGGCTTTGATGATGCTCTTCATCCTCCTAAACTACACCATTTTAAGAAACGTTAAAGACGCTCTTGTCGTCAACGCCAAAGGACAGGACGAAGGAATTATTTCCTTCTTGAAGCTATACGGCACAACTCCAGCGGCAATTCTCTTCATGCTGCTCTACGCGAAGCTGACCAACATCTTCTCCAGGGAGCGCATCTTCTACATGACCATCATCCCCTTTATCACGTTCTTTGGTCTTTTTGCCTTTTTCATCTACCCCAACTCCGAGACTCTTCACCCCTCCCATGACACTGTTACAGATCTGCAGGCGCAGATGCCTTACCTGAAGTGGTTCATAGCAATGGGCGGCACATGGAGCTACAGTCTTTTCTACATTCTGGCTGAACTGTGGGGAAGCGTCATGCTCTCTCTGATGTTTTGGCAATTTGCCAACGAAATCACTAAAACGACAGAAGCAAAACGATTCTACCCTCTGTTTGGGTTCGTCGGAAACATCGGACTCGTATCCGCGGGCCTCATCGTCTCTGGACTTTCAAGAGCGGGAGACTCCATCATCGCAGGTGTTGAAAGCTTCCAGGCCAGCCTCTACCTCCTGATGGGGATCGTTGTTGCGTCAGGAATCATTACCACTTTCCTGTACTGGTGGGTAAACAAAAACATCATCCCTACACTCGATACGCAGGGCAAAGATCAGTCCGCCACCAAGAAAAAAGGCAAAAAGCCGACGATGATAGAAAGCTTCAAGCTGGTTGCCCAGTCAAAAGAACTGCTCTGCATTGCCTTGTTAGTGCTTTGCTACGGTGTTACGATCAACTACATCGACGTTCTTTGGAAAGGACAGCTCAAAATTTACGCTAACGGCGACAAAAACCTATTCCAGGCCTACATGGGAGAGTTTTCTACTACAACAGGCGTTATCACGCTGGCTTTGATGATCTTAGGTGGCAACATTCTGAGAAAGTTCAGCTGGCTGCAAGCGGCTTCGATCGTGCCTCTGACGCTCATCGTCACATCCGTTCTTTTCTTCGGGTCTGTGATGTATGGGGAAGCAAACAAAGAAACCGGACTTCCTCTGTTCACTCTCTTCGGAGTTTCTGTCTCTGCTGTCGCACTGGCAGTACAGGTCGGGTTCTGGCAGGGAGCTGTCACTAAGGCATCTAAGTACTCCTTGTTCGATGCAACGAAAGAGATGGCCTATATCCCGCTTGACCCGGAAATTAAAACCAAAGGAAAGGCTGCTGTGGACGTAGCCGGCGGACGTATGGGTAAATCGGGCGGCGCTCTGACATTGACAGTCCTCCAGACAATCTTCCCGTTTGCGACGACTGTCACTTTGACACCGTATCTGGCTTGCGCCTCGGCTGTCATGTTTGTCATCTGGTTCGTTGCACTAGTCCAGCTGAACAAAAGCCTTTTTGCAAAAGATGAAGGTCCCGGCAGCGAAAAAGAGGAACTTGTCGCAGCTTAA
- a CDS encoding TIGR01777 family oxidoreductase yields the protein MDAAGGVRFSAQGGVMKILISGASGFIGKALVSSLAKEHQVYTLVRKRKGKSGGKEIFWDIEKGDIETEDDFDAIINLAGENVSSGRWSDKRKEAILSSRVMATRTLVQFVLKKKNPPTTFINASAIGYYGINSTELKTEESKRGDGFLATVCEEWERALLPVKDRGVRTVFLRTGIVLGHGGGVLAKMALPFSLCLGGVIGDGSQSMSWVALDDLVSAVGFILTDKQIQGPVNMVSPNPVSNREFTKELSKAMRRPALIPMPKAIVRLMFGQMGDELLLSSQKVAPEKLLKNGFRFRFGTLDQALEHYIR from the coding sequence ATGGATGCCGCCGGAGGCGTGCGATTTAGTGCCCAGGGAGGAGTCATGAAAATTTTGATCAGCGGCGCGTCAGGCTTTATTGGCAAAGCTCTTGTCTCATCTCTTGCGAAAGAACATCAGGTATACACTCTAGTCCGTAAGCGGAAGGGTAAGAGCGGCGGAAAGGAGATCTTCTGGGATATCGAGAAAGGGGATATTGAAACAGAGGATGATTTTGACGCCATCATTAACCTGGCAGGGGAGAATGTCTCATCAGGCCGATGGAGCGATAAGCGCAAAGAAGCCATCTTGTCATCTCGGGTGATGGCCACAAGGACGCTAGTTCAGTTTGTTCTCAAAAAAAAGAATCCGCCTACCACTTTCATAAACGCTTCGGCAATTGGGTATTACGGAATCAATTCGACTGAGCTCAAGACAGAGGAGTCCAAACGGGGGGATGGGTTTCTCGCCACCGTTTGCGAGGAGTGGGAGCGCGCTTTGCTCCCTGTCAAGGATAGAGGGGTGCGCACGGTATTTTTGAGAACCGGAATTGTCCTGGGACATGGCGGAGGGGTGCTAGCTAAAATGGCTCTCCCATTCAGCCTCTGCCTCGGTGGGGTGATAGGCGACGGCTCCCAGTCGATGAGCTGGGTTGCTTTAGATGATCTGGTATCGGCGGTAGGATTTATCCTGACCGATAAGCAGATTCAGGGACCTGTCAATATGGTCTCGCCCAATCCCGTGTCGAATCGGGAGTTTACAAAAGAGCTTTCAAAAGCGATGAGGAGGCCTGCCCTTATCCCCATGCCAAAGGCTATTGTCAGGTTGATGTTTGGACAGATGGGCGATGAGCTCCTGCTCTCGTCTCAGAAAGTGGCGCCTGAAAAATTGTTGAAAAATGGGTTTCGCTTCCGCTTTGGTACTTTAGATCAGGCTCTAGAGCATTACATCAGGTAG
- a CDS encoding class I SAM-dependent methyltransferase yields MQKDSWTQEWFNEDYLRLYAARGGEEAAKNARFIIKALRLSGNERVLDVGCGSGRYVFVFRELGFAIEGIDFSPFLIEIAKKEAKKQSLSPTLFHLGDIRTSALSPQYDTLLSLFTSFGYFSDAENLNVLKAMRGKVRSKGKLFLDYLNPNYVIEHLLPKEELILNGEKIVIERQVTEGCVEKKIAFPTKEYFERVKLYSLEELTELLHQAGFERTNAYGSFEGEAYNLFSPRLILTAEAK; encoded by the coding sequence ATGCAAAAAGACTCGTGGACTCAAGAGTGGTTTAATGAAGATTATCTCCGACTGTATGCCGCAAGAGGAGGAGAAGAGGCTGCAAAGAACGCTCGTTTCATTATCAAAGCCCTCAGGCTGAGTGGAAACGAAAGAGTGCTTGATGTCGGATGCGGATCCGGACGCTATGTATTTGTTTTCCGAGAGCTTGGATTTGCCATTGAGGGGATTGACTTTTCACCATTTCTGATCGAAATCGCGAAAAAAGAGGCTAAGAAACAGAGTCTCTCCCCCACCCTGTTCCATCTGGGTGATATTCGCACCAGCGCGCTCTCTCCGCAGTACGACACCCTTCTTTCCCTCTTCACTTCGTTCGGGTATTTCTCCGACGCAGAAAATCTGAACGTGTTGAAGGCTATGCGCGGTAAAGTGCGATCAAAGGGAAAGCTCTTTCTGGATTATCTCAATCCAAATTATGTCATAGAACACCTCTTGCCAAAGGAAGAGCTTATTCTTAATGGAGAGAAGATCGTGATTGAGCGTCAAGTAACAGAAGGGTGCGTGGAGAAGAAAATAGCTTTTCCCACAAAAGAGTACTTCGAGAGAGTAAAACTCTATTCCCTGGAAGAGCTAACCGAGCTTCTGCATCAGGCTGGATTTGAAAGAACAAACGCATATGGCAGTTTCGAGGGAGAAGCATACAATCTCTTCTCTCCGCGCTTGATTTTGACCGCCGAAGCGAAATGA
- a CDS encoding aldo/keto reductase encodes MEYRRLGKAGIKVSELSFGSWITFGSSLDLQGAKKLMRHAYERGVNFFDNAEAYGGGASELIMGEALRDYKREDVVISTKIFWGGSGPNDRGLSFKHLVEGTKRSLKRLKTDYVDLLFCHRPDPETPIEETVRAMDVLIRSGHCFYWGTSEWSRDQIEEAHAVAKAINATPPSMEQPQYNMLHRDRMEREYLPLFTQYGMGATIWSPLSGGLLTGKYKQGIPKGSRFFFHPEFKRQLTERGEEVLLDLERIAKSLEMTPGQLAIAWCLKNRNVSTVILGATSLPQLEENLRVQELKNRLTEDVKREIEGIFEAGGVLAL; translated from the coding sequence ATGGAATACAGAAGGCTTGGAAAAGCAGGAATTAAAGTCAGCGAACTCTCGTTCGGATCGTGGATCACTTTTGGCTCTTCTTTAGATCTTCAAGGAGCAAAAAAACTGATGCGCCACGCCTATGAGCGGGGAGTCAATTTTTTTGACAATGCCGAAGCGTATGGAGGAGGTGCTTCCGAGTTGATTATGGGTGAAGCGCTCAGGGATTACAAACGAGAGGATGTGGTGATCTCGACTAAAATCTTCTGGGGCGGTTCGGGACCGAACGATCGGGGGCTCTCCTTCAAACATTTAGTCGAGGGAACAAAACGCTCTTTAAAGAGGCTGAAAACAGATTATGTCGATCTTCTCTTTTGCCATCGCCCCGATCCTGAAACCCCCATTGAAGAGACTGTCCGCGCGATGGATGTGCTGATTCGATCCGGGCATTGTTTTTATTGGGGAACTTCGGAGTGGAGTAGAGATCAGATTGAAGAGGCTCATGCTGTGGCAAAGGCAATCAACGCGACGCCTCCCTCGATGGAACAGCCCCAGTATAATATGCTGCATCGGGACAGAATGGAGCGGGAGTATCTTCCCTTGTTTACTCAATACGGGATGGGTGCGACCATCTGGAGCCCTCTGTCCGGAGGTCTCCTGACGGGAAAGTACAAACAGGGTATACCCAAGGGAAGCCGCTTCTTCTTCCATCCGGAATTTAAGCGCCAATTGACGGAAAGGGGAGAGGAGGTCTTGCTTGATTTGGAAAGAATCGCAAAAAGTTTGGAGATGACGCCTGGACAGCTCGCTATTGCGTGGTGCCTTAAAAACAGGAATGTCAGTACGGTAATTCTTGGGGCGACCAGTCTGCCGCAACTTGAAGAGAATCTTCGCGTTCAGGAATTGAAAAATCGGCTTACAGAAGATGTAAAAAGGGAAATTGAGGGTATTTTCGAAGCAGGTGGAGTACTGGCTCTATGA
- a CDS encoding DUF6268 family outer membrane beta-barrel protein: MRKNLIKHFSAALMLISSPLLSEFEDDIYSQEQMIKPDQQAGAFRLVGNFDVVGKADINKKGYKGQDVQFSSIGGEAGAVVLYSICNREALFLAVGYSHQKIDWDENPYFDQDNFDTASLALRFYSNRLKDWVWQGQIAINGDIEHYDFGRYTNYDLLLWGKYEWSCNFNLHAGFFMETGMRIDRIYPIVGFDWKFADDWMLNAVFPTNISLVYTYDCNWKAALAMRFFDVRHRVGEDEPLPRALVAYRNSGTELSVTYLWDPYIEANLHGGWTLGGKLRISDKLNHHPKHFKLDSSGYFGGEMIVKF; this comes from the coding sequence GTGAGAAAAAACCTAATTAAACACTTCTCTGCCGCATTAATGCTGATCAGCAGCCCTCTGCTTTCTGAATTTGAAGATGATATCTACTCACAAGAGCAGATGATCAAACCCGATCAGCAAGCAGGAGCATTCCGACTGGTTGGAAACTTCGATGTCGTCGGAAAAGCAGATATCAATAAAAAAGGATACAAAGGGCAAGATGTGCAATTTTCCAGCATCGGCGGGGAAGCCGGAGCTGTTGTGCTCTACAGCATCTGCAACCGCGAAGCCCTGTTTCTAGCGGTCGGTTACTCGCATCAGAAAATCGACTGGGACGAAAACCCCTACTTCGACCAAGACAACTTTGACACTGCCTCCCTGGCACTCCGCTTTTACAGCAATCGCTTAAAGGATTGGGTGTGGCAAGGGCAAATCGCGATCAATGGCGATATCGAACACTACGATTTTGGACGCTACACCAACTATGACCTGCTCTTGTGGGGAAAATACGAGTGGAGCTGCAATTTCAACTTACACGCAGGATTTTTCATGGAGACCGGCATGCGGATCGACCGGATCTATCCTATCGTGGGTTTCGACTGGAAATTTGCAGACGACTGGATGTTGAACGCCGTCTTCCCAACCAACATCAGCTTAGTTTATACCTATGACTGCAACTGGAAAGCCGCCCTAGCGATGCGCTTTTTCGATGTGCGGCATCGCGTCGGAGAAGATGAACCCCTGCCCCGTGCACTGGTAGCCTACCGCAATTCTGGTACAGAGCTGAGCGTTACCTATCTTTGGGATCCGTACATAGAGGCCAACCTCCATGGCGGCTGGACGCTCGGCGGTAAGCTGCGCATCTCCGACAAACTGAACCACCACCCTAAACACTTCAAACTCGACTCTTCAGGCTACTTTGGTGGCGAGATGATCGTCAAATTCTAA
- a CDS encoding choline/ethanolamine kinase family protein gives MMMYWFTLALPFYASTQASPGSYLEEHFKVPFQELKTSELSGGLSASSNYKVELQGKQYVLRIFPQEESPETRKREVEASLYAARLGIAPKIYYVAPRFEAVLMDFVAGTTLTKKEVEADDQLSKLLQTIRVLHDSTGDYPKGVTLFEKVEKELSALLNSDVPLPEVQVRQSIQYLEAIKSAFSGVDLVPCHNDLNALNILVSEGQFKLIDWTDAGLGTFYQDLGYFSLVNRIKDLNKLLKLYLQREPTADEVEKLNLMRQASKLRLFATLFASVEPSLSNPEEREKRKAEIVGVLQKKEELNLDQYFEMHQKGELNQQVTIFSMALTALRSFLSEKKEW, from the coding sequence ATGATGATGTATTGGTTTACCTTAGCCCTTCCCTTTTATGCCTCCACTCAAGCCTCTCCCGGAAGTTATCTGGAAGAGCATTTTAAAGTGCCCTTTCAGGAGTTGAAGACTTCCGAGCTTTCGGGGGGGCTTAGCGCATCGTCCAACTACAAAGTCGAGCTCCAGGGCAAACAATACGTTCTCCGGATTTTTCCCCAAGAAGAATCCCCGGAAACGAGGAAACGGGAGGTGGAGGCAAGCCTTTATGCTGCCCGTCTAGGAATTGCTCCCAAGATCTATTATGTGGCCCCGCGTTTTGAAGCGGTGCTTATGGACTTTGTCGCGGGGACTACCCTCACGAAGAAAGAGGTAGAGGCTGATGACCAACTTTCCAAGTTGCTTCAAACGATCCGGGTGCTACACGACTCTACGGGAGATTATCCGAAGGGAGTGACGCTCTTTGAAAAAGTTGAAAAGGAGCTCTCGGCTCTTTTAAATAGCGATGTACCCTTGCCTGAGGTTCAGGTTCGTCAATCCATCCAATATCTGGAGGCGATCAAGAGCGCCTTCTCAGGAGTCGACCTAGTGCCTTGTCACAATGATTTAAATGCACTGAACATTTTAGTGTCGGAGGGGCAGTTTAAGCTGATCGACTGGACAGATGCCGGCTTGGGCACTTTTTATCAGGACCTTGGGTACTTTTCACTTGTTAATCGGATAAAGGATTTAAACAAACTGCTTAAGCTCTATTTACAGCGCGAGCCAACAGCAGACGAGGTGGAGAAGCTTAACCTCATGCGGCAAGCGAGTAAATTGCGTCTTTTTGCAACCCTCTTTGCATCCGTGGAGCCCAGTCTCAGTAATCCGGAAGAGAGAGAAAAACGGAAAGCGGAGATTGTGGGGGTATTGCAAAAAAAGGAAGAGCTTAATTTAGATCAATACTTCGAGATGCATCAGAAGGGAGAATTGAATCAACAGGTAACGATCTTTAGCATGGCCTTAACTGCGCTGCGCTCTTTCCTCTCCGAGAAGAAGGAGTGGTGA
- a CDS encoding ankyrin repeat domain-containing protein, which yields MANLVIQPTGNTPFTNLSFWNSLYPQSQYKDRTAFALHFLLALNQPEKTVAAYITKLNTENRARLFHKDPLNHNLTPLHIAAMKANQAAVERLLSHAKDNRERRQMLNQQDAFGFTPLHMAALTSEHLYRYFLEQGADPSLKTLSGGTAEHLLPLCGRVRVLNSTDTLFFEDPLSSEVKRAIDLTAHEKERLFPPGFTHTDTPLYAPEMVHRLWLDTQEPIQKAFPNLVARFRKAPPRLLVRNSAELAEIDNAKELVAMQAIREGEIISEYTGLRTELVKPTGFKEAYLTNSRKYAYATQEFDSKDAGNESRFANSGFPNALIASYHFEGSLHSYLIATKPIKKDEAIVWDYGITMTHLAFGKQILLNKTDMLEFFRGKTGHNWRAETIADFMMIANSRNSEESLSRIHSSAALQNRYVFPLTNPTALLYLFFNEAVPLDLWTTKEIQNPFLDQFQRENPFEWNTLECIFETLQNVLQQAKSSHPEVKALFYQWVLGHLERIPLIDLLKGIEKVLESDLSSKNTATLSTLLDEANQFLEGYDWLQDPLYPFHLERRARLLFKNFDFLTPKEKVAELKPLLGEIKTNLGSNYELSETYQVMKRVLELAKEEALVK from the coding sequence ATGGCTAATTTAGTAATACAACCCACTGGAAACACACCCTTTACAAACCTAAGCTTTTGGAACAGCCTCTACCCGCAGTCACAATACAAGGATCGCACCGCGTTTGCCCTGCACTTCCTCCTTGCGCTAAACCAGCCCGAAAAGACCGTTGCGGCTTATATCACGAAGTTGAATACAGAAAATCGTGCGCGGCTTTTCCACAAAGACCCCTTAAATCACAACTTGACCCCTTTGCATATTGCTGCAATGAAAGCCAATCAAGCGGCAGTAGAGAGGCTTCTCTCTCACGCAAAAGACAACCGCGAAAGACGGCAAATGCTCAATCAACAAGATGCGTTCGGCTTCACCCCCCTCCATATGGCTGCCCTGACTTCGGAGCATCTTTATCGATACTTTCTCGAACAGGGTGCCGATCCCTCATTGAAAACACTGTCCGGAGGAACCGCCGAGCACCTCCTCCCCTTGTGCGGAAGAGTCAGGGTATTAAACTCCACGGACACCCTATTTTTTGAAGATCCCCTCTCCAGTGAGGTGAAGAGGGCAATCGATCTTACCGCACATGAAAAAGAGCGGCTTTTCCCCCCAGGATTTACCCACACCGACACTCCCCTCTACGCACCGGAAATGGTTCATCGGCTGTGGCTCGACACCCAAGAACCCATTCAAAAGGCTTTTCCGAATCTTGTGGCTCGATTCCGTAAAGCCCCTCCTCGCCTGCTCGTCAGAAACAGTGCTGAATTAGCAGAAATTGACAACGCAAAAGAACTTGTGGCAATGCAAGCTATCAGGGAAGGAGAGATCATTTCAGAATACACAGGTCTTCGCACAGAATTGGTGAAGCCCACAGGCTTTAAAGAAGCTTACCTCACCAATTCCAGAAAGTATGCGTACGCAACACAGGAATTTGATTCAAAGGACGCAGGAAACGAAAGCCGCTTCGCAAATAGCGGATTTCCCAATGCCTTAATTGCCTCCTACCACTTTGAAGGGTCGCTGCACTCCTATCTGATTGCGACAAAACCAATCAAGAAAGACGAGGCGATTGTCTGGGATTATGGCATCACAATGACGCACCTTGCATTCGGAAAGCAGATCCTCCTGAACAAAACCGATATGCTTGAATTTTTTAGGGGGAAAACCGGGCACAATTGGCGTGCAGAGACGATTGCCGATTTCATGATGATAGCAAATTCCAGGAACTCTGAAGAGTCACTCTCCAGAATTCACTCCAGTGCCGCTCTACAGAATCGCTACGTATTTCCCCTAACCAACCCAACCGCTCTGCTTTACCTCTTTTTTAATGAAGCAGTACCTCTTGACCTGTGGACGACTAAAGAAATACAAAACCCTTTCCTCGATCAATTCCAGCGCGAAAACCCTTTCGAGTGGAACACTCTGGAGTGTATTTTCGAGACGCTCCAAAATGTGCTACAGCAAGCAAAATCCTCCCATCCTGAAGTGAAAGCCCTATTCTACCAATGGGTCTTAGGACATCTTGAGAGAATCCCCTTGATAGACCTCTTAAAGGGAATCGAAAAAGTCCTTGAATCCGATCTGAGTTCAAAAAATACCGCCACTCTAAGCACTCTGCTAGATGAAGCGAATCAATTTCTTGAAGGTTATGATTGGCTGCAAGATCCGCTCTACCCATTTCATCTGGAGCGAAGAGCCCGACTTCTCTTTAAAAATTTCGATTTCCTCACTCCTAAAGAAAAGGTCGCCGAACTAAAGCCGTTGCTGGGGGAAATCAAGACCAATTTAGGTTCCAATTACGAGTTATCGGAAACCTATCAGGTGATGAAACGTGTACTGGAACTTGCCAAAGAAGAGGCTTTAGTAAAATAA
- the rlmB gene encoding 23S rRNA (guanosine(2251)-2'-O)-methyltransferase RlmB, which translates to MNRKPRFRENVKPARIHFSGSLVIGNRAVREVLSYKPKAVAHLYFAKKEDGLEEDMLKIARDHQIQLHKVSKDELTSLAGTDSHQGIAAAMRGSSQISLDEFMRKHESKDRTLLVALDSIYDPQNLGAIMRAAECFGAAGVMWSKNRGVDLTPSATKASAGACELLDVVKVSNLVQAVQELKEDGFEVVAADASSDAGSLTDFIFPPKCILLLGSEGEGIRPLLLKQADHRVFIPMLGKIASLNVSQAGAVMLSWWARGA; encoded by the coding sequence ATGAACAGAAAGCCCCGTTTTAGAGAAAATGTCAAACCGGCAAGAATCCACTTCTCGGGAAGTTTGGTGATTGGGAACAGGGCTGTCAGAGAGGTGCTTTCCTATAAACCGAAAGCGGTAGCTCATCTTTACTTTGCTAAAAAAGAGGATGGCCTAGAAGAGGACATGCTTAAAATCGCACGAGATCATCAGATTCAGCTGCACAAGGTTTCCAAGGATGAACTGACCTCGTTGGCAGGAACGGACTCTCACCAAGGGATCGCTGCTGCGATGAGGGGCTCGTCGCAGATTTCGCTGGATGAATTCATGCGTAAGCACGAGAGCAAGGACAGAACTCTGCTGGTTGCTCTAGACTCCATTTACGATCCGCAAAACTTGGGTGCGATCATGCGCGCGGCCGAATGCTTTGGGGCAGCGGGGGTGATGTGGTCAAAAAACAGAGGAGTCGATTTGACGCCTTCGGCTACAAAAGCCAGTGCCGGCGCCTGCGAACTGCTCGATGTCGTCAAGGTGTCCAACCTGGTTCAGGCAGTTCAGGAGTTAAAAGAGGATGGGTTTGAGGTTGTGGCCGCCGATGCGTCCTCTGACGCAGGCTCCTTGACGGATTTCATATTCCCACCCAAGTGCATATTGCTCCTAGGTTCCGAAGGCGAGGGGATACGGCCCCTGCTGCTTAAGCAGGCTGACCACCGTGTCTTCATTCCAATGTTAGGTAAAATCGCGTCGCTTAATGTTTCCCAAGCAGGAGCTGTCATGCTTTCTTGGTGGGCTCGCGGAGCTTAA